The sequence below is a genomic window from Streptococcus pantholopis.
GAGATGATTGTGCAAAGGCTTTGACATCAGCATCAGCCAAGGAAATCTGTTCAAGACCGACTGCCGATACATAGATATCTTCTGTAATGTACTGTGCCAGCGGTCCGCTTTTACCAGTCGGCACAATATTGATAGTAGGAATATTTTTCTTTGGATAGATACCGCAGCGCAAAGTTCCGCCGCAGTCAATAATCGCTAAGGCAATTTCTTCATCGGGAATGGAAGTCTTAAATCCATTTACAGCTTCCATGCCGGTCAATTCAACAATTTTGTCCACAATATCTGGCTTTTCACCCCCGCCAGTCACATAGATAAATTTGTGTTTTTCTTCTGTCGGTGTAATGGTTAAGGGACCGCCAAAGCCGCCGTTACCTTTAACAACTTTTATACTTTTATAAGCCATATATTTGCTCTCTTTCCTTTCTTTAGTACTGTCTTTTATAGTTCAACCGTTTTACTCAGAGTCACACCCTGCTGTTTGGCTACAAAGGCGGTCGTAAAGTCTGTCACCCAGCCGCCGACAAAATTCATAATCAAACCAACCAAAAGATAACGAATCGCTAATTCCATTTCATTCAGACCTAAGGTTTTAATACCTGAGGCAATACCCATCCAAACAAACAGTTCCCCTGGATTAATATGGGGGAAAACACCATTTGAAGTGTGGCAGAACTGCATTTGAGCTGCAATAAAGCTGGGTTTATAATATTCAGGCAGGAAACGTCCCATACTCATAGCCATCGGGTTCCCCAGCATAAAAGCAGCTATAAAGGGCAAAATCATATATCGAGTCAGTGGATTCTTAGCTGATAGTTCTCCCAGCTTATTCATCCTTTCTTCACCGATTAAAGCGATAATCGCATTCATGGCAACAAGTAGCATAAGAACAACCGGTACAATACTGGTCATCCAGCCGATAAAGTTCTCTCCGCCCAGCGTGAAGAGATTCATAAAGCCTTCAGCAAAATCTGTAATATAATGCATTATATCCTCCTTATTTCAGGCTTTTAGCCCGATCTTTTTTTATTTTTTAAATGTAATTTTAGCTGCGCCGGCAGTAATTTAACCTGATCCGCTAAATTGGACAGCGGTGCCGGCTGAGGTGTTTCTTCATAATTACCAGCTTCTGTCCTCAAAAAGATTTCCCGTGCATCTTCAATAGCTGTCTGCAGCAGTTTATTTTCCTGCCGGACAAGCGGGTTGTAACGGTCAAAATAGTGGATATCCTGGCCAATATAAGCCGGCATTGGTTTGAAGTGTGCAGCGATTGTCACCCCCTGCATCCTTTTAGCATCCAGTACCTTGCCTGTTTTATCAATAGCAAAGAGGACAATAGTGCCTGATCTTATTTTACCGGCCCGGCGTCCGATAGCCACGCGCCCTTGGCGCCGCATAGCTGTATAAACCTGATTAAAATGCTTAATCTGTCTCAAACCAAGAAAAATTTGGATAATATAGGCTGTCGTAATCAATAATCCTAAGGTAATGATTGGATTCATTAAAACACTCCTTTATTTTTCGATAAAATCAGCAGATCATCTTCTGTCCGTATTTGACGCAAGGCCTCTTTCAACTCATTGTCATTGGCTGCTCTGAAAATATCGTCATATAAAGTCAGCAGCTCTGCTTCTGTTTCCTTTTCCACAGTATCAGGGATAGCAACCATGAAAATAAATTCAGCTTCTTTATCGTGCGGCTTCTGGCCATCTACAACTCCCAACATCATAATTGTCTTCTGTTTAAGACGGTTGATAGTGTGCGGAAAAGCAATGCCGCCGCCAAATACTGTTGGCTGCTTGCTTTCCCTTTGCAGCAGCCGACTGCTAAAATCCTGATCAACCAGATCCTGTTCGGACAGCAAAGCAGCCATCTCTTTCAGATAATCCTGATAGGGCCGCCCTTTAGGCAAGCGGATATATTTCAGCATAACCGTTTCAAGATTCTTTTGCTGCAAAGCATTAACCCTTTGCCATTCTGTCTGCAGCCACTGGTCATCAAAAAGATTAGTAATGTGAATAACCGGTGAACGAAGCTGCGGAAATTTGAGCGGAACTGTTGTAAAAATAGCAAAATAGGCATCATCTG
It includes:
- a CDS encoding PTS glucitol/sorbitol transporter subunit IIC → MHYITDFAEGFMNLFTLGGENFIGWMTSIVPVVLMLLVAMNAIIALIGEERMNKLGELSAKNPLTRYMILPFIAAFMLGNPMAMSMGRFLPEYYKPSFIAAQMQFCHTSNGVFPHINPGELFVWMGIASGIKTLGLNEMELAIRYLLVGLIMNFVGGWVTDFTTAFVAKQQGVTLSKTVEL
- a CDS encoding transcriptional regulator GutM, whose translation is MNPIITLGLLITTAYIIQIFLGLRQIKHFNQVYTAMRRQGRVAIGRRAGKIRSGTIVLFAIDKTGKVLDAKRMQGVTIAAHFKPMPAYIGQDIHYFDRYNPLVRQENKLLQTAIEDAREIFLRTEAGNYEETPQPAPLSNLADQVKLLPAQLKLHLKNKKRSG